A single Sphingomonas sp. IW22 DNA region contains:
- the nuoF gene encoding NADH-quinone oxidoreductase subunit NuoF — protein sequence MLADKDRIFTNVYGYQPWNIDAAMKRGDWDNTKALLELGQDTIIDRIKASGLRGRGGAGFPTGMKWSFMPKNPTPERPSFLVINADESEPGSCKDREIIRHDPHKLIEGALVAGFAMRARAAYIYIRGEYIREAEVLFAAIAEAYDKGLIGKNACGSGYDFDVFCHRGAGAYICGEETAMLESLEGKKGQPRLKPPFPAGAGLYGCPTTVNNVESIAVAPTILRRGPEWFSSFGRENNKGTKLFQISGHVEKPCVVEEAMSIPFRELIEKHCGGIRGGWDNLLAVIPGGSSVPLVPAAEIMDCPMDFDGLKGVGSGLGTAAVIVMDKSTDIVRAISRISYFYKHESCGQCTPCREGTGWMWRVMERMRTGDADISEIDTLYQVTKQVEGHTICALGDAAAWPIQGLIRHFRPEMERRIMERQGHGASYQEAAE from the coding sequence ATGCTCGCTGACAAGGATCGCATCTTCACCAACGTCTATGGCTATCAGCCATGGAACATCGACGCGGCGATGAAGCGCGGCGACTGGGACAATACGAAGGCGCTGCTGGAACTGGGCCAGGATACGATCATCGATCGGATCAAGGCATCGGGCCTGCGCGGTCGCGGGGGTGCGGGCTTCCCGACCGGCATGAAGTGGAGCTTCATGCCCAAGAATCCGACCCCGGAACGTCCCAGCTTCCTGGTCATCAACGCCGACGAATCCGAACCGGGTTCGTGCAAGGATCGCGAGATCATCCGCCACGACCCGCACAAACTGATTGAAGGTGCTTTGGTCGCTGGCTTCGCGATGCGTGCGCGGGCGGCCTATATCTACATTCGCGGCGAATATATTCGCGAGGCCGAGGTGCTGTTCGCCGCGATTGCCGAAGCATATGACAAGGGTCTGATCGGCAAGAATGCCTGCGGTTCGGGCTATGATTTCGACGTGTTCTGCCACCGCGGCGCCGGCGCTTATATCTGCGGCGAAGAAACCGCGATGCTGGAAAGCCTTGAGGGCAAGAAGGGCCAGCCCCGGCTGAAGCCACCGTTCCCGGCAGGCGCCGGTCTGTATGGTTGCCCCACCACGGTCAACAATGTCGAATCGATTGCGGTTGCGCCGACGATCCTGCGGCGCGGTCCCGAATGGTTTTCCAGCTTCGGGCGGGAGAATAACAAGGGCACGAAGCTGTTCCAGATCAGCGGCCATGTCGAAAAGCCGTGTGTGGTTGAGGAAGCGATGAGCATCCCCTTCCGCGAGCTGATCGAAAAGCATTGCGGCGGTATTCGTGGTGGCTGGGACAATCTGCTGGCGGTCATCCCCGGTGGTTCCTCGGTTCCGCTGGTCCCTGCGGCCGAGATCATGGACTGCCCAATGGATTTTGACGGCCTGAAGGGCGTCGGATCGGGCTTGGGCACTGCGGCCGTCATCGTCATGGACAAGTCGACCGACATCGTCCGCGCGATCAGCCGCATCAGCTATTTCTACAAGCATGAAAGTTGTGGCCAGTGCACGCCGTGCCGTGAAGGCACCGGCTGGATGTGGCGCGTGATGGAGCGGATGCGCACCGGCGACGCCGACATTTCCGAGATCGACACGCTGTATCAAGTGACCAAGCAGGTCGAGGGCCACACCATCTGTGCGCTCGGGGATGCCGCCGCCTGGCCAATCCAGGGTCTGATCCGCCACTTCCGCCCGGAGATGGAGCGGCGGATCATGGAACGCCAGGGCCACGGCGCGTCCTATCAGGAGGCGGCAGAGTAA
- a CDS encoding NAD(P)H-dependent oxidoreductase subunit E — MADAPNIPDEAEVRARWGNFAWNEANAAKAKEIVARYPAGRQQSGTLPLLDLAQRQVGAETQTQGWLPVPVIEYVASYLGMPYIRVFEVATFYTMYNLAPVGRYHVQVCGTTPCMLRGSDDVLAACKNQGLIKGRTTPDGLFTLTEVECMGNCANAPMVQINDDNYEDLDYDKTVAILSALANGETPKPGPQNGRHTSEPEGGPTTLTAMVDANHDYRSEWSA, encoded by the coding sequence ATGGCCGACGCACCCAATATTCCCGACGAAGCCGAAGTCCGCGCGCGCTGGGGTAATTTTGCCTGGAACGAGGCGAATGCCGCCAAGGCCAAAGAGATCGTCGCGCGCTACCCCGCCGGGCGTCAGCAATCGGGCACGCTGCCGCTGCTCGACCTGGCGCAACGCCAGGTGGGAGCGGAGACGCAGACGCAGGGCTGGTTGCCGGTTCCGGTGATCGAATATGTCGCCTCGTATCTCGGCATGCCGTATATCCGCGTGTTCGAAGTGGCGACCTTCTACACCATGTACAATCTGGCCCCGGTCGGCCGCTATCACGTGCAGGTTTGCGGCACGACGCCATGCATGCTGCGCGGGTCGGACGATGTGCTGGCGGCTTGCAAGAACCAGGGCCTGATCAAGGGCCGCACGACGCCCGACGGCCTGTTCACGCTGACCGAGGTGGAGTGCATGGGTAATTGCGCCAATGCGCCCATGGTGCAGATCAACGACGATAATTACGAGGATCTGGATTACGACAAGACGGTCGCGATCCTGTCGGCGCTGGCGAACGGAGAAACGCCGAAGCCGGGTCCGCAGAACGGCCGTCACACCTCGGAGCCGGAAGGCGGGCCGACCACGCTGACCGCGATGGTCGATGCCAATCACGATTACCGCTCGGAATGGTCGGCATGA
- a CDS encoding nuclear transport factor 2 family protein codes for MRPLSRLPIIERLMERYNARDADGYADMFAVDGCEANYRGDVVRDGREGVRAGMAKVFEQFPENRADVLQQFELGDRVVLHERVFRSADAEPFDVMTVYSFSGDEVSRVEFIR; via the coding sequence GTGCGACCGTTGAGCCGCCTGCCGATCATCGAGCGCCTGATGGAACGCTATAACGCGCGCGATGCCGACGGTTATGCCGACATGTTCGCCGTCGATGGCTGCGAAGCCAATTATCGCGGCGACGTCGTGCGCGACGGTCGTGAGGGCGTGCGCGCCGGCATGGCGAAGGTGTTCGAGCAATTCCCCGAAAATCGCGCCGACGTGCTCCAGCAGTTCGAACTGGGCGACCGCGTGGTCCTTCACGAGCGCGTGTTCCGTTCGGCCGATGCCGAGCCGTTCGATGTGATGACCGTCTATTCGTTCAGCGGTGACGAGGTGAGCCGCGTGGAGTTCATTCGCTGA
- a CDS encoding NADH-quinone oxidoreductase subunit D, with protein sequence MHAAGQTPESPGDVAIQNYTINFGPQHPAAHGVLRLVMEMDGEVIERIDPHVGLLHRGTEKLIEYKTYQQAIPYFDRLDYCSPMCMEHSFVLGIEKLLDLEVPVRGQYLRVFFAELTRIMNHMLNLGSHVMDVGAMTPNLWMFELREDLMNFYERASGARMHANYFRVGGVRQDVPLKLLTDIADWLDTRLPQLFGDAISLVAENRIFKQRNVDIAIVSREDALKWGFSGPMIRAAGLPWDLRKSQPYDVYDRMDFEVPVGTRGDCYDRFMVRVEEVYQSARIMKQCLNEMPDGPVLSLDRKVAVPNRADMKRSMEALIHHFKLFTEGFHVPAGEVYVATESPKGELGVFIVSDGSNKPYRVKIRPTAFSHLQAMDFMSRGHMLADTTAILGAMDIVFGECDR encoded by the coding sequence ATGCACGCGGCCGGGCAAACGCCTGAAAGCCCCGGCGACGTCGCGATCCAGAATTACACGATCAACTTCGGTCCCCAGCACCCGGCGGCGCACGGCGTGCTGCGTCTGGTCATGGAAATGGACGGCGAAGTGATCGAGCGGATCGACCCGCATGTCGGCCTGCTCCATCGCGGCACCGAAAAGCTGATCGAGTACAAGACCTATCAGCAGGCGATCCCCTATTTCGATCGTCTCGATTACTGCTCGCCGATGTGCATGGAGCACAGCTTCGTGCTCGGCATCGAGAAGCTGCTCGATCTGGAAGTGCCGGTTCGTGGCCAGTATCTGCGCGTGTTCTTCGCGGAACTGACGCGCATCATGAACCACATGCTGAACCTTGGCAGCCATGTCATGGATGTCGGCGCGATGACGCCGAACCTGTGGATGTTCGAGCTTCGCGAAGACCTGATGAACTTCTATGAGCGGGCCTCCGGCGCGCGCATGCACGCGAATTATTTCCGCGTCGGCGGCGTGCGTCAGGACGTGCCGCTCAAGCTGCTGACCGACATCGCCGACTGGCTCGACACGCGTCTGCCGCAGCTGTTCGGGGACGCGATCAGCCTGGTTGCCGAAAACCGCATCTTCAAGCAGCGTAACGTCGATATCGCGATTGTTAGCCGTGAAGACGCGCTGAAATGGGGCTTCTCCGGCCCGATGATCCGCGCTGCCGGTCTTCCCTGGGATCTTCGCAAGTCGCAGCCCTATGACGTCTATGACCGCATGGACTTTGAAGTGCCGGTCGGCACGCGGGGTGACTGCTACGACCGGTTCATGGTCCGCGTCGAGGAAGTGTACCAGTCGGCACGCATCATGAAGCAGTGCCTGAACGAGATGCCGGACGGCCCCGTGCTGTCGCTCGATCGCAAGGTGGCCGTCCCGAACCGGGCGGACATGAAGCGGTCGATGGAAGCACTGATCCATCACTTCAAGCTCTTCACCGAAGGGTTCCATGTGCCCGCCGGCGAAGTCTATGTCGCGACCGAAAGCCCCAAGGGCGAGCTGGGCGTGTTCATCGTCTCCGATGGGTCGAACAAGCCCTATCGCGTCAAGATCCGGCCGACGGCGTTCAGCCATCTTCAGGCGATGGACTTTATGAGCCGCGGACACATGCTGGCCGACACCACCGCAATTCTGGGGGCAATGGACATCGTGTTCGGGGAGTGCGACCGTTGA
- a CDS encoding NADH-quinone oxidoreductase subunit C gives MRAPAPRCASNEGVIDTATAAIGPALLDAQDKVGEVTLTVTRDGLLAAMTALRDTPGLEYQQLMEIAGVDYPEREERFDVCYHLLSVTRNHRLRVRVTATEDTPVPSVADMWPVANWLEREVYDMYGVLFDGHPDLRRILTDYGFRGHPFRKDFPLTGYVELRYSEEAKRVVYEPVKLAQDFRTFDFMSPWEGAQYVLPGDEKAPAPQPVPEAKGAPSPVTADQLKKGGDGEPAKSRTHEVKTSENTGQTGAGQPHPGNRTDEKPVDPDVVPSKGGGQNQ, from the coding sequence ATGAGAGCGCCTGCTCCCCGCTGTGCCTCGAACGAGGGTGTGATCGACACCGCCACGGCGGCGATCGGTCCGGCCCTGCTGGATGCGCAGGACAAGGTTGGTGAGGTCACGCTGACCGTCACCCGCGACGGCTTGCTCGCGGCAATGACGGCGCTGCGCGACACGCCCGGCCTCGAATATCAGCAGCTGATGGAAATCGCCGGCGTCGATTATCCAGAGCGCGAGGAGCGCTTCGACGTCTGCTATCACCTGCTCAGCGTTACGCGGAACCACCGCCTGCGCGTGCGCGTGACCGCGACGGAAGATACGCCTGTGCCGTCGGTGGCGGACATGTGGCCGGTCGCCAACTGGCTGGAGCGCGAAGTCTATGACATGTATGGCGTGCTTTTCGACGGGCACCCGGACCTGCGCCGGATCCTGACCGACTATGGCTTTCGCGGGCATCCGTTCCGCAAGGACTTCCCGCTGACGGGCTATGTCGAGCTGCGTTATTCGGAAGAGGCCAAGCGCGTGGTTTATGAGCCCGTGAAGCTGGCCCAGGATTTCCGCACCTTCGACTTCATGAGCCCGTGGGAAGGCGCGCAATATGTGCTGCCCGGTGACGAGAAGGCGCCTGCGCCTCAGCCCGTTCCGGAAGCAAAGGGCGCTCCTTCGCCGGTCACCGCCGACCAGCTGAAAAAGGGTGGCGACGGCGAGCCAGCCAAATCGCGCACGCACGAAGTCAAGACCAGCGAAAACACCGGGCAGACCGGCGCGGGTCAGCCGCATCCGGGCAACCGTACGGATGAAAAGCCCGTCGACCCGGATGTCGTTCCCTCGAAGGGCGGGGGTCAGAACCAGTAA